From the genome of Epinephelus moara isolate mb chromosome 10, YSFRI_EMoa_1.0, whole genome shotgun sequence, one region includes:
- the xpr1a gene encoding xenotropic and polytropic retrovirus receptor 1a produces MKFAEHLSSHITPEWRKQYLQYEAFKDMLYAAQDQAPSIEVTDEDTVKRYYAKFEERFFQTCEKELLKINTFYSEKLAEAQRRSATLQNELQSSLDAQRESNAPPGLRRRKTMFHLSQEERCKHHNIKDLKLAFSEFYLSLILLQNYQNLNFTGFRKILKKHDKILDTPRGADWRVAHVEVAPFYTCKKITQLISETEAIVTTELEGGDRQKAMKRLRVPPLGAAQPALAWTTFRVGLYCGFFIILAIAFILSGAVFIRFENIWPLVRIYRGGFLLIQFLFLLGINTYGWRQAGVNHVLIFEINPRNNLSHQHLFEIAGFLGVLWCLSILSCLYSEYTYLPMQVNPLILYGFMVLFLINPFKTCYYKSRFWLLKLLFRVFTAPFHRVEFADFWLADQLNSLVVVLMDLEYLICYYIFELQWSNSKGLLPKFKDPGDHVCHSYSYGLRAIIQCLPAWFRFIQCLRRYRDTKRAFPHLVNAGKYSTTFFVVTFAALYATHREQGHTDADMFFYLLIVFSTISSLYTLIWDLRMDWGLFDRGAGENTFLREEIVYPHKAYYYCAIIEDVILRFAWTIQISLTTMTKIHSVGDIVATVLAPLEVFRRFVWNFFRLENEHLNNCGEFRAVRDISVAPLNADDQTLLEQMMDQDDGVRNRSGKKTWKRSYSLSLRRPLLSSSQSKKDTKVLIEDTDDEAFS; encoded by the exons TCACAGATGAAGACACAGTGAAGAGATACTACGCTAAGTTTGAGGAGAGGTTTTTCCAGACCTGCGAGAAGGAGCTCCTGAAAATCAACACATTCTATTCAG AAAAGCTTGCTGAAGCCCAGAGACGTTCTGCCACACTCCAGAATGAGCTGCAGTCTTCTCTGGACGCTCAGCGCGAGAGCAACGCTCCACCCGGCCTGCGGAGGCGCAAGACAATGTTCCACCTGTCGCAGGAAGAGCGctgcaaacaccacaacatCAAGGACCTGAAGTTAGCCTTCAGCGAGTTCTACCTCAGCCTCATCCTGCTCCAAAACTACCAG AACCTGAACTTCACTGGTTTCCGTAAAATCCTGAAGAAACATGACAAGATCCTGGATACTCCTCGTGGGGCCGATTGGCGTGTGGCTCATGTGGAGGTGGCGCCTTTCTACACCTGCAAGAAGATCACACAGCTCATCTCCGAGACAGAG gcCATCGTCACCACAGAGCTGGAGGGTGGAGATCGTCAGAAGGCCATGAAGAGGTTGAGAGTTCCTCCACTGGGGGCAGCTCAG CCTGCTTTGGCCTGGACAACCTTTCGTGTGGGTCTCTACTGCGGCTTCTTTATCATTCTTGCCATCGCCTTCATTCTCTCTG GTGCTGTGTTCATCCGCTTCGAGAACATCTGGCCGCTGGTGCGAATCTATCGAGGCGGTTTCCTGTTGATCCAGTTCCTCTTCCTGTTGGGCATCAACACTTATGGATGGAGACAGGCCGGAGTCAACCATGTCCTCATCTTTGAGATCAATCCCCGAAATAACCTTTCACACCAACACCTGTTTGAG ATTGCTGGTTTCCTGGGTGTGTTATGGTGTCTCAGCATCCTGTCCTGTCTCTACTCAGAGTACACCTACCTCCCCATGCAGGTCAACCCGCTCATCCTTTATGGCTTCATGGTGCTTTTCCTCATTAACCCCTTCAAGACCTGCTACTACAAATCACGTTTCTGGCTCCTCAAGCTGCTG TTTCGCGTCTTCACAGCACCGTTTCACCGGGTGGAGTTCGCAGACTTCTGGCTGGCCGATCAGCTCAACTCTCTGGTGGTTGTTCTGATGGACCTGGAGTATCTCATCTGCTACTACATCTTTGAGCTGCAGTGGAGCAACAGTAAGGGCCTGCTGCCCAAGTTTAAAG aCCCTGGTGACCATGTATGCCACAGCTACTCGTACGGTCTGCGTGCCATCATCCAATGTCTGCCCGCCTGGTTTCGCTTCATCCAATGCCTGAGGCGTTACCGTGACACCAAGAGGGCCTTCCCTCACCTGGTGAACGCTGGGAAGTATTCTACCACCTTCTTTGTCGTCACCTTCGCTGCTCTCTAtgccacacacagag AGCAAGGACACACGGACGCCGACATGTTCTTCTACCTGCTGATCGTGTTCTCCACTATCAGCTCCCTGTACACACTGATCTGGGATCTGCGCATGGACTGGGGTCTGTTTGACCGTGGAGCCGGAGAAAACACCTTCCTCAGAGAAGAAATTGTTTACCCACACAAG GCCTATTACTACTGTGCCATCATAGAGGATGTGATCCTGCGTTTTGCCTGGACGATCCAGATCTCTCTGACCACGATGACAAAGATTCACTCTGTGGGCGACATTGTAGCCACCGTGCTGGCTCCCCTCGAGGTCTTCAG gcGTTTTGTGTGGAACTTCTTCCGTCTAGAAAACGAGCACCTTAATAACTGTGGTGAGTTTCGTGCTGTGAGGGACATCTCGGTGGCACCGCTCAATGCTGATGACCAGACGCTGCTGGAGCAGATGATGGACCAGGATGACGGTGTCCGGAACCGCTCAGGCAAGAAGACCTGGAAGAGGTCCTACAGCCTGTCGCTCCGACGCCCCCTACTGTCCTCCTCACA